The Prosthecodimorpha staleyi genome has a window encoding:
- a CDS encoding type III secretion system chaperone, whose protein sequence is MHDVNHLLDILKAKLGLPHLAFDDDGRAEIILPDAGSIYLARIEPQILELSFRLPGLDNPDLAMARAMLQANCLGMGVGAGRLALDPQRGRAFYCLRWNVAPMSAADVEQDFDRFGQLVAFWATEGTDLMLAEAEPDTSGPEDWADETADTEDDEGPLVAPSSFPIRV, encoded by the coding sequence ATGCACGACGTGAACCATCTGCTCGATATCCTGAAGGCCAAGCTCGGACTGCCGCACCTGGCCTTCGACGACGACGGAAGGGCCGAGATCATCCTGCCCGACGCCGGTTCGATCTATCTGGCCCGCATCGAGCCGCAGATTCTGGAGCTGTCGTTCCGGCTGCCGGGGCTCGACAATCCGGATCTCGCAATGGCCCGGGCGATGCTGCAGGCCAACTGTCTCGGCATGGGTGTCGGTGCGGGTCGGCTGGCGCTCGATCCCCAGCGCGGCCGGGCCTTCTATTGCCTGCGCTGGAACGTGGCGCCGATGTCGGCGGCCGATGTCGAGCAGGACTTCGATCGCTTCGGCCAACTCGTCGCGTTCTGGGCGACCGAAGGCACCGACCTGATGCTGGCGGAAGCGGAGCCCGACACGAGCGGTCCGGAAGACTGGGCGGACGAAACCGCCGATACCGAAGATGACGAGGGTCCGCTGGTCGCGCCGTCGTCCTTTCCGATCCGGGTCTGA
- a CDS encoding efflux RND transporter permease subunit — protein sequence MARPDSRSGFNLSRWAIEHPGLTRFFFVITLVAGILAMVRMGQKEDPDFTFRVMVVQAVWPGATLEEMQNQVTDKLERKLQETPNLDVLKTYTRAGSTVIMVNIKGSAAGRDVSDAFYQVRKKVGDIAGDLPSGVLGPYFNDEFGDTYIALYAFTGRGFSAPELEDYAKRARDVVLTVPGIEKAQVLGAQDERVYIDIASRALAERGLTVAAISSALAAQTSIDPAGRVETAERSVRLTVGGTLVTVEDLAELRLSVGSQVVRLGDIATVSRGLIDPADRKFRFNGEDAVLLGMVMAKGQNVTVVGEALHVALKGVEANLPIGVKLGRISDQASVVEGSIHEFAEALIEALAIVLVVSFISIGWRAGIVVAVTIPLVLAATFAVMSQMGIDLQRISLGALIIALGLLVDDAMIAVEMMERKLEEGRDKLSAASFAYTSTAFPMLTGTLITTAGFIPVGFAASTAGEYVNSLFWVVGIALVTSWIAAVYFTPWIGTLVLKERRHPEGGHHDVYDSRFYRGLKASIGWAVRHRIVVLMVTGLVFAGSLYGFKFIPKSFFPESTRLELLVDLWLPEGSGIGETERQAAALEKRLAADPDQSYVASFIGEGAPRFYLPLDQQLRNPNFAQLLIVAKDLPARERLIAKTRTWLAEDFPSVRFKVDRLFNGPPVGWAVQMRVSGPDRAEVRRIADRVKEAFRDDPRVSNVHDDWLEPVPTLKLSIDQDRARALGISSQTIRRSLQGALSGAQIGTFRDGERTVAIMVREPAETRSLLSAIDGIYVPTDRGGSVPLAQVAKLETRLESGIEWRRNRLPTITVRGVVPDGIQGNDVTPAIYQALKPVREALPAGYGIEMQGGIEESAKSQDSIAAKAPVMILVMMVLLMIQLQHFGKAMLVFMTAPLGLIGASAALLATNSAFGFVAILGVIALAGIIMRNSVILIDQIEQDRAAGLSPWEATVGSAVRRFRPIILTAAAAVLALIPIAQSAFWGPMAYAMMGGIVAATVLTLFVLPASYALAFRVRPDAPAEDGAAAVAADRAGAAAAVVRPAFGRTDSATRADDRREAAE from the coding sequence ATGGCCCGTCCCGATTCCCGTTCCGGATTCAACCTGTCGCGCTGGGCCATCGAGCATCCGGGGCTGACGCGGTTCTTCTTCGTCATCACGCTCGTGGCCGGCATCCTGGCCATGGTCCGCATGGGGCAGAAGGAAGATCCGGACTTCACCTTCCGGGTGATGGTGGTGCAGGCGGTCTGGCCGGGCGCGACGCTGGAGGAGATGCAGAACCAGGTCACCGACAAGCTGGAACGCAAGCTGCAGGAGACCCCCAATCTCGACGTGCTGAAGACCTACACGCGCGCCGGCAGCACGGTCATCATGGTCAATATCAAGGGCTCGGCCGCCGGTCGCGACGTGAGCGACGCCTTCTATCAGGTGCGCAAGAAGGTCGGCGACATCGCCGGAGATCTGCCGTCCGGCGTGCTCGGACCCTATTTCAATGACGAATTCGGCGACACCTATATCGCCCTTTACGCCTTTACCGGGCGCGGCTTCTCGGCGCCCGAGCTGGAAGACTACGCCAAGCGGGCGCGGGACGTCGTCCTGACCGTTCCGGGCATCGAGAAGGCGCAGGTCCTCGGCGCGCAGGACGAGCGCGTCTATATCGACATCGCCTCCCGGGCGCTGGCCGAACGCGGCCTCACGGTGGCGGCAATCTCCAGCGCGCTCGCCGCCCAGACCTCGATCGACCCGGCCGGCCGGGTCGAGACGGCGGAGCGTTCGGTGCGGCTGACCGTCGGCGGCACCCTGGTGACCGTCGAGGATCTGGCGGAACTTCGCCTTTCGGTGGGCTCCCAGGTGGTCCGGCTCGGCGACATCGCCACCGTCTCGCGCGGGCTGATCGATCCTGCGGATCGCAAGTTCCGCTTCAACGGCGAGGATGCCGTCCTGCTCGGCATGGTGATGGCCAAGGGACAGAACGTCACCGTGGTCGGCGAGGCGCTGCACGTCGCCCTCAAGGGTGTGGAGGCCAATCTGCCGATCGGCGTCAAGCTCGGCCGGATTTCCGATCAGGCGTCGGTCGTCGAGGGCTCGATCCACGAATTCGCCGAGGCGCTGATCGAGGCATTGGCCATCGTGCTGGTCGTCTCCTTCATCTCGATCGGCTGGCGCGCCGGCATCGTGGTCGCGGTGACGATTCCGCTCGTGCTGGCGGCGACCTTCGCGGTCATGTCCCAGATGGGCATCGACCTGCAGCGCATCTCGCTCGGCGCCCTGATCATCGCACTCGGTCTGCTGGTCGACGATGCCATGATCGCGGTCGAGATGATGGAACGCAAGTTGGAGGAGGGGCGGGACAAGCTGTCGGCGGCGAGCTTCGCCTATACGTCGACCGCCTTCCCGATGCTGACCGGCACGCTGATCACGACGGCGGGGTTCATACCGGTCGGCTTTGCAGCGTCGACGGCGGGCGAATATGTCAACTCGCTGTTCTGGGTGGTCGGCATCGCACTGGTCACCTCGTGGATCGCGGCGGTTTATTTCACGCCCTGGATCGGCACCCTGGTGCTCAAGGAGCGCCGGCATCCGGAGGGCGGCCATCACGATGTCTATGACAGCCGCTTCTATCGCGGCCTCAAGGCGAGCATCGGCTGGGCGGTCCGCCACCGCATCGTGGTGCTGATGGTGACCGGTCTCGTCTTCGCGGGCAGTCTCTACGGCTTCAAGTTCATTCCGAAGAGCTTCTTCCCGGAATCCACCCGGCTCGAACTCCTGGTCGACCTCTGGCTGCCGGAAGGCAGCGGGATCGGCGAGACCGAGCGCCAGGCGGCTGCCCTGGAGAAGCGGCTGGCCGCCGATCCGGATCAGAGCTACGTGGCCAGTTTCATCGGCGAGGGCGCCCCGCGCTTCTACCTGCCGCTCGATCAGCAACTGCGCAATCCGAATTTTGCCCAGCTGCTGATCGTCGCCAAGGATCTGCCGGCCCGCGAAAGGCTGATCGCCAAGACCCGCACCTGGCTGGCCGAGGACTTCCCGTCGGTGCGCTTCAAGGTCGATCGCCTGTTCAACGGGCCGCCGGTGGGTTGGGCCGTGCAGATGCGCGTCTCGGGTCCCGACAGGGCCGAGGTGCGGCGGATCGCCGATCGCGTCAAGGAGGCGTTCCGCGACGATCCGCGCGTGTCCAACGTCCATGACGACTGGCTCGAGCCGGTGCCGACGCTGAAGCTGTCGATCGACCAGGACCGCGCCCGCGCCCTCGGCATCTCCTCGCAGACGATCCGGCGCTCGCTGCAGGGGGCGCTCTCGGGCGCTCAGATCGGCACCTTCCGGGATGGCGAACGCACCGTCGCCATCATGGTGCGCGAACCGGCCGAGACCCGAAGCCTCCTGTCGGCGATCGACGGCATCTATGTGCCGACCGACCGGGGCGGCTCGGTCCCGCTCGCGCAGGTCGCCAAGCTGGAGACCCGGCTGGAGTCGGGCATCGAATGGCGGCGCAACCGGCTGCCGACGATCACGGTGCGCGGCGTGGTTCCCGACGGCATCCAGGGCAACGACGTGACCCCGGCCATCTACCAGGCCTTGAAGCCGGTGCGCGAGGCACTGCCGGCCGGTTACGGCATCGAGATGCAGGGCGGCATCGAGGAATCGGCCAAGAGCCAGGATTCGATTGCCGCCAAGGCGCCGGTCATGATCCTGGTCATGATGGTGCTGCTGATGATCCAGCTGCAGCATTTCGGCAAGGCGATGCTGGTCTTCATGACCGCTCCGCTCGGCCTGATCGGGGCCTCGGCGGCGCTTCTGGCCACCAACTCGGCCTTCGGCTTCGTCGCCATCCTGGGCGTGATCGCGCTCGCGGGCATCATCATGCGCAACTCGGTCATCCTGATCGACCAGATCGAACAGGACCGCGCCGCCGGCCTGTCGCCCTGGGAGGCGACCGTCGGTTCCGCCGTGCGCCGGTTCCGGCCGATCATCCTGACCGCCGCCGCGGCCGTGCTGGCGCTGATCCCGATCGCGCAGTCGGCCTTCTGGGGGCCGATGGCCTACGCGATGATGGGCGGCATCGTCGCCGCAACCGTGCTGACCCTGTTCGTGCTGCCGGCCTCCTATGCGCTCGCCTTCCGCGTCCGCCCGGACGCGCCGGCCGAAGACGGGGCCGCCGCCGTCGCAGCGGACCGAGCCGGCGCAGCGGCGGCTGTAGTCCGGCCGGCCTTCGGGCGCACGGATTCGGCGACGCGCGCGGACGACCGGCGCGAAGCCGCCGAGTAG
- a CDS encoding fumarylacetoacetate hydrolase family protein: protein MPNFDLSPDSILPADAANASLVGRVWRPGIGPAVVTLRGETVVDVTSRAVPTVRDLMEAADPVGLIAEGGEPIGSISDILANSDESRQDPNRPWLLAPIDLQAVKAAGVTFVISLLERVIEEHARGAPEKAASIRTEIDSIIGHDLRALRPGSEEAARVKDVLVARGVWSQYLEVGIGPDAEIFTKGQPLSSVGTGASVGLHPISTWNNPEPEVVVVVSSTGRIVGATLGNDVNLRDVEGRSALLLGKAKDNNASGAIGPFVRLFDGSFGLDTINRAEVTLNVAGEDGFVLKGRSNMAEIARPVEDLVTAAIGPHHQYPDGFVLYLGTMFAPIEDRDAPGKGFTHKLGDVVRIATPSLGALVNRVRLSTECPPWTFGPGALMHNLARRGLL from the coding sequence ATGCCGAACTTCGATCTCAGCCCCGATTCGATCCTGCCGGCCGATGCCGCCAATGCCAGCCTGGTCGGCCGCGTCTGGCGCCCCGGCATCGGACCGGCCGTCGTGACCCTGCGCGGCGAGACGGTCGTCGACGTGACCAGCCGGGCCGTGCCGACGGTCCGCGACCTCATGGAAGCGGCCGATCCGGTCGGCCTGATCGCCGAGGGCGGCGAGCCGATCGGCTCGATCAGCGACATCCTGGCCAATTCTGACGAGAGCCGCCAGGATCCGAACCGGCCCTGGCTGCTGGCGCCGATCGACCTGCAGGCCGTCAAGGCTGCCGGCGTGACCTTCGTCATCTCGCTCCTGGAGCGGGTCATCGAGGAGCATGCGCGCGGCGCGCCCGAGAAGGCGGCTTCGATCCGCACCGAGATCGACAGCATCATCGGCCACGATCTGCGCGCGCTGCGGCCGGGTTCCGAAGAGGCCGCCCGGGTGAAGGACGTGCTGGTCGCCCGCGGCGTCTGGTCGCAGTATCTGGAGGTCGGCATCGGGCCGGACGCCGAGATCTTCACCAAGGGCCAGCCGCTGTCTTCGGTCGGCACCGGCGCCTCGGTCGGCCTGCACCCGATCTCGACCTGGAACAATCCCGAACCGGAAGTGGTCGTCGTGGTCAGTTCGACCGGGCGGATCGTCGGCGCGACGCTCGGCAACGACGTGAACCTGCGCGACGTGGAAGGGCGCTCGGCGCTGCTCCTCGGCAAGGCCAAGGACAACAACGCCTCGGGTGCGATCGGACCCTTCGTGCGCCTGTTCGACGGCAGTTTCGGGCTGGATACGATCAACCGGGCCGAGGTGACGCTGAACGTGGCCGGCGAGGACGGCTTCGTCCTCAAGGGCCGGTCCAACATGGCCGAGATCGCCCGGCCGGTCGAAGACTTGGTGACCGCCGCGATCGGGCCGCATCACCAGTATCCCGACGGCTTCGTGCTCTATCTCGGTACCATGTTCGCGCCGATCGAGGATCGCGACGCCCCCGGCAAGGGCTTCACCCACAAGCTCGGCGACGTGGTGCGCATCGCGACGCCGAGCCTCGGCGCTCTGGTCAACCGGGTCCGCCTGTCGACCGAATGCCCGCCCTGGACCTTCGGCCCCGGCGCGCTGATGCACAATCTGGCCCGGCGCGGCCTGCTCTGA
- a CDS encoding protein kinase domain-containing protein — protein sequence MKDPRYPYALDLGSEVGGYRIEAVLGAGGFGITYRAFNEVTHKTVAIKEFYVRDISTRSGSSVVVDTDISEGTYEYALRKFQEEAQSVVSRFSHPYVIKGENFIKANNTSYVIMEYVEGGSLEEWLTAHPTPPSEAEIRPLFEKLFQAVDYVHSQNVMHRDITPRNIMIRGNGEPVLIDFGAAGHGIDRGRSSKMVAQMRYAPPEQTDSEGPGQHGRYTDIFSLGGVLYRTITGKPPVAPMTRLSRLGRRGFLEGNDPHVPAAEAVPDRTRYSPQFLAGVDQALRLDEQQRPQSIGELRTALGWTGAPSIEEATTFMSMRDASTMMVSGHEGTRVLSPRSRPLTAFGQDHGRSAPTENRATSSGFRAADTRPAFPIHEEPKKRSKAALAAAALVFVAAGGGVAYFWPQIVRQMEAGPRIVAPFAMTASIDGRTVTLTGYAPSEAVRQSLGDAVRRGASDTRVDNRLEIAAGAPGGFAERAAFAIERIGRLDRGSVRVENDAVRIEGTAADPDSWSALERDFATALPGGGHAETAIRPAVVAPYLWTAQVGREGLALAGYVPSPEVKAKLRAAAERGLPNVPVRDATRVAEGEPPGFAEAAALLLPRLADLTDGRIQYESGTVQIEGRARSTQAFERASAIDATSVPGNPRVSLAVRPPVASPYDWSATFDGQSIVLRGYSPSREVRRDLLNAVAQVQPGTPARDETEIADGAPGEFARAARFALDIVPRLARGRVAISGETITIDGAARNPADFAALSKTLAGSVPGGFRLAQTALNAPRISPYPFTISLGSGIARLTGFVPSEALRKDVVAAVTAGLPGIRVVDETQLGDGAPENFLIAVRFGVAQAGRLASGRVALEDGNLSIDGTIRTIDDLKPLKEASRNAVPRGITIARVTVGARSDDVPAQDCDRLALPVDHPDKPVGETGLDLSQIDAERAVPACQAAVQTYPNVRRFYTALGYALQKRGQHQEASREYRRAAEADDPTALTLLAGAYREGLGLPQDYAQAFELYNRAAALGSPAATHAIGWMYENGLGRTLDPVRAAEWYTRGAALGVAESYTQLGWLAQYGLGRKIDYQRAADQYERGAKLGSTLAMHQLGTLNQNGLGRPADLAKAYDWYSRAAQLGRAESMAVLGTFNLDGIGRPVSYDKAADWFERAAAGGSSAAMHQLGVINLEGLGRRADAAAAIVWFERAAAIGRSESMFRLGLVYQNGTGVPQDYARAFEWYQKGARANDPGSIHQIGWAYENGLGRPVDLARAFDWYNRAAGLGYAPSMHQIGWHYESGRGRPTDYVRAAEWYRRAADQGYGESMNQLGWLALNGLGRSVSEADALGWFDKAANAGNLSAMWNAALLLDSGRGGPADPNKAASWLLTAFARREANAVDALSGDMAVFGEETRKAVQRILQRRGLYRGGVDGLYTQETRRAVFAYPGSLTN from the coding sequence ATGAAGGATCCGCGCTACCCATACGCGCTCGATCTCGGCAGCGAGGTCGGCGGCTATCGGATCGAGGCCGTGCTCGGAGCGGGCGGCTTCGGCATCACCTATCGCGCCTTCAACGAAGTCACCCACAAGACCGTCGCCATCAAGGAATTCTACGTCCGCGACATCTCCACCCGGAGCGGCTCGTCCGTGGTGGTCGATACCGACATCTCGGAAGGCACCTACGAATATGCGCTGAGAAAGTTCCAGGAGGAGGCGCAGTCGGTCGTCTCGCGCTTCAGCCACCCTTACGTGATCAAGGGCGAGAACTTCATCAAGGCCAACAATACCTCCTACGTGATCATGGAATATGTCGAGGGCGGCAGCCTGGAGGAGTGGCTGACCGCGCATCCGACGCCGCCGAGCGAGGCCGAAATCCGGCCGCTGTTCGAAAAGCTGTTCCAGGCGGTCGACTACGTCCACTCGCAGAACGTGATGCATCGGGACATCACGCCGCGCAACATCATGATCCGTGGCAATGGCGAGCCGGTGCTGATCGATTTCGGCGCCGCCGGCCACGGCATCGACCGCGGCCGCTCGTCCAAGATGGTCGCCCAGATGCGCTATGCGCCGCCGGAGCAGACCGATTCCGAGGGCCCCGGGCAGCACGGCCGCTATACCGACATCTTCTCGCTCGGCGGCGTCCTCTATCGCACCATCACCGGCAAGCCACCGGTCGCCCCGATGACGCGCCTGTCGCGGCTCGGCCGGCGCGGCTTCCTCGAAGGCAACGACCCGCATGTCCCGGCCGCCGAGGCGGTCCCCGACCGGACGCGCTACTCGCCGCAGTTCCTGGCCGGCGTCGATCAGGCCCTGCGCCTCGACGAGCAGCAGCGACCTCAGTCGATCGGCGAATTGCGCACGGCCCTCGGCTGGACCGGCGCGCCTTCGATCGAGGAGGCCACGACCTTCATGTCGATGCGCGACGCCTCGACCATGATGGTGTCCGGCCACGAGGGCACACGTGTCCTGTCGCCGCGCTCGCGGCCGCTCACGGCCTTCGGACAGGACCACGGACGGTCGGCCCCGACGGAGAATCGGGCCACATCGAGCGGCTTCCGCGCCGCCGACACCCGCCCGGCCTTCCCGATCCACGAGGAGCCGAAGAAGCGCAGCAAGGCGGCCCTGGCAGCGGCGGCCCTCGTCTTCGTGGCCGCCGGCGGCGGCGTCGCCTATTTCTGGCCGCAGATCGTCCGGCAGATGGAGGCCGGGCCGCGCATCGTCGCCCCCTTCGCCATGACCGCCAGCATCGACGGCCGCACCGTGACGTTGACCGGCTACGCGCCGTCCGAGGCCGTCCGGCAGTCGCTTGGCGACGCGGTCCGGCGCGGCGCCTCGGACACGCGCGTGGACAATCGCCTGGAGATCGCGGCCGGCGCTCCCGGCGGTTTCGCGGAACGGGCCGCCTTCGCGATCGAGCGCATCGGCAGGCTCGACCGCGGCAGCGTCCGGGTCGAGAACGATGCCGTGCGGATCGAGGGCACGGCAGCCGATCCGGACAGCTGGAGCGCGCTCGAACGGGATTTCGCGACGGCCCTGCCGGGCGGCGGCCATGCCGAGACGGCGATCCGGCCGGCCGTCGTGGCTCCCTATCTGTGGACCGCGCAGGTCGGTCGCGAGGGGCTTGCCCTGGCGGGTTATGTGCCCTCCCCGGAGGTCAAGGCGAAACTGCGCGCAGCCGCCGAACGCGGCCTGCCCAATGTCCCGGTCCGCGACGCGACCCGGGTGGCGGAAGGCGAGCCGCCCGGCTTCGCCGAGGCTGCCGCGCTGCTGCTTCCGCGCCTGGCCGATCTCACCGACGGGCGCATCCAGTACGAATCCGGGACGGTCCAGATCGAGGGTCGCGCGCGCTCCACCCAGGCCTTCGAGCGTGCCAGCGCCATCGACGCCACTTCGGTGCCGGGCAATCCGCGCGTCTCGCTGGCCGTCCGGCCGCCCGTGGCCAGCCCCTACGACTGGTCGGCGACCTTCGACGGCCAGTCGATCGTGCTGCGCGGGTACAGCCCGTCGCGCGAGGTCCGGCGCGACCTGCTCAATGCCGTCGCCCAGGTTCAGCCGGGCACGCCGGCACGCGACGAGACCGAGATCGCCGACGGCGCGCCGGGCGAGTTCGCCCGCGCGGCGCGCTTCGCGCTCGACATAGTGCCGCGGCTCGCGCGCGGCCGGGTCGCGATCTCCGGCGAGACCATCACGATCGACGGTGCGGCCCGCAATCCCGCCGATTTCGCCGCCCTGTCCAAGACCCTCGCCGGTTCGGTGCCGGGCGGCTTCCGGCTGGCGCAGACGGCCCTCAACGCGCCGCGCATCTCGCCCTATCCGTTCACCATCTCGCTCGGTTCCGGCATCGCCCGGCTGACCGGCTTCGTGCCGTCGGAGGCCTTGCGCAAGGACGTGGTGGCCGCGGTCACGGCCGGCCTGCCCGGCATCCGCGTGGTCGACGAGACCCAGCTCGGCGACGGTGCGCCGGAGAATTTCCTGATCGCGGTCCGCTTCGGCGTCGCCCAGGCCGGGCGTCTCGCCTCCGGTCGGGTGGCGCTCGAGGACGGCAACCTGTCGATCGACGGCACGATCCGCACCATCGACGATCTGAAGCCGCTCAAGGAGGCGAGCCGCAATGCCGTTCCGCGCGGCATCACGATCGCGCGGGTCACGGTCGGCGCCCGGTCGGACGACGTGCCGGCCCAGGATTGCGATCGACTAGCCCTGCCGGTCGACCATCCGGACAAGCCGGTCGGCGAGACCGGGCTCGATCTCAGCCAGATCGACGCCGAGCGCGCGGTTCCGGCCTGTCAGGCCGCCGTGCAGACCTACCCGAACGTGCGCCGCTTCTACACGGCGCTCGGCTATGCGCTGCAGAAGCGCGGCCAGCACCAGGAGGCCTCGCGCGAATACCGCCGCGCCGCCGAGGCCGACGACCCGACCGCGCTGACGCTGCTCGCCGGCGCCTATCGCGAGGGGCTCGGCCTGCCGCAGGACTATGCCCAGGCCTTCGAGCTCTACAACCGCGCCGCCGCGCTCGGCAGCCCGGCCGCCACCCATGCGATCGGCTGGATGTACGAGAACGGCCTCGGCCGGACGCTCGATCCGGTCAGGGCGGCGGAGTGGTACACGCGCGGCGCGGCGCTCGGCGTGGCGGAGAGCTACACCCAGCTCGGCTGGCTCGCCCAATACGGTCTCGGCCGCAAGATCGACTATCAGCGTGCGGCCGACCAGTACGAGCGCGGCGCCAAGCTCGGCTCGACGCTGGCCATGCATCAGCTCGGCACCTTGAACCAGAACGGCCTCGGCCGGCCCGCCGATCTCGCCAAGGCCTACGACTGGTATTCCCGCGCCGCCCAGCTTGGGCGAGCGGAGAGCATGGCGGTGCTCGGCACCTTCAATCTGGACGGCATCGGCCGGCCAGTCTCCTACGACAAGGCGGCCGATTGGTTCGAGCGCGCCGCCGCGGGAGGTTCGTCGGCGGCCATGCACCAGCTCGGCGTGATCAACCTGGAGGGGCTCGGCCGGCGGGCCGACGCGGCCGCGGCGATCGTCTGGTTCGAGCGCGCCGCCGCGATCGGCCGCTCGGAATCCATGTTCCGCCTCGGCCTCGTCTATCAGAACGGCACCGGCGTACCGCAGGATTATGCCCGCGCCTTCGAATGGTACCAGAAGGGCGCGCGCGCCAACGATCCCGGCAGCATCCACCAGATCGGCTGGGCCTATGAGAACGGCCTCGGACGGCCGGTCGATCTCGCACGGGCCTTCGACTGGTACAACCGGGCGGCCGGCCTCGGCTATGCGCCGAGCATGCATCAGATCGGCTGGCACTACGAATCCGGGCGCGGCCGGCCGACCGACTATGTCCGTGCCGCGGAATGGTACCGCCGGGCGGCCGATCAGGGCTACGGCGAGAGCATGAACCAGCTGGGCTGGCTGGCACTGAACGGCCTGGGCCGGTCGGTCAGCGAGGCCGATGCGCTCGGCTGGTTCGACAAGGCGGCGAATGCCGGCAATCTGTCGGCGATGTGGAATGCCGCGCTCCTGCTCGACAGCGGGCGCGGTGGCCCGGCCGACCCGAACAAGGCGGCAAGCTGGCTCCTGACCGCCTTTGCGCGGCGGGAGGCCAATGCGGTCGATGCACTGTCGGGCGACATGGCCGTGTTCGGCGAGGAGACGCGCAAGGCCGTGCAGCGCATCCTGCAGCGCCGCGGGCTCTATCGCGGTGGCGTCGACGGTCTCTATACCCAGGAAACCCGCCGGGCGGTCTTCGCCTATCCGGGCAGCCTGACCAACTGA
- a CDS encoding LacI family DNA-binding transcriptional regulator codes for MSLRQIAQSLGVSITTVSRALAGYSDVSAATRERVVAEAHRIKYVPNEVARRLQRGRADGIGFIVPGGARGFDDRYFLNMVEGAWWRLSGTEVDLLVLSSDQGPTEALTYRRIVEGGRVDGLLVPRIRENDSRIDYLCEVGFPFIAFGAEPSHPKAYAYVDIDTEAATAEAMRHLAELGHRSVALLSSDEPMVFARSREAAFLKAAAGLGISTTILCGKLAEASGFAMMSELLARPDRPTAAISITDRIGIGAVRAVREHGLTVGPDMSVITFGDNPVVAFMHPPMTAISIPVQAMTAHAVDYLLARRDRADAPLTRIWKTELIVRESTAAPRGRSLASDLPLAV; via the coding sequence ATGTCACTCAGACAGATCGCGCAGAGCCTTGGCGTGAGCATTACGACCGTGTCCCGGGCGCTCGCCGGCTATTCCGACGTGTCTGCGGCGACCCGGGAACGCGTGGTCGCCGAGGCGCACCGGATCAAGTATGTTCCGAACGAGGTCGCCCGGCGTCTGCAGCGCGGTCGCGCCGATGGAATCGGTTTCATCGTCCCGGGCGGCGCCCGCGGCTTCGACGACCGCTATTTCCTCAATATGGTGGAAGGCGCGTGGTGGCGCCTCTCGGGCACCGAGGTCGACCTTCTGGTCCTGTCGTCCGATCAGGGCCCGACCGAGGCGCTGACCTATCGGCGCATCGTCGAAGGCGGTCGCGTTGACGGTCTTCTGGTCCCGCGTATTCGTGAAAACGATAGCCGAATTGACTATCTGTGCGAAGTCGGCTTCCCGTTCATCGCTTTCGGTGCGGAACCGAGCCATCCCAAGGCCTATGCCTATGTGGATATCGACACCGAAGCGGCAACTGCCGAAGCCATGCGGCATCTGGCCGAACTCGGCCATCGGTCGGTCGCCCTGCTGAGCAGCGACGAGCCGATGGTGTTCGCGCGCTCCCGCGAGGCCGCCTTCCTGAAGGCCGCCGCAGGGCTCGGCATCAGCACCACGATCCTGTGCGGCAAGCTCGCCGAGGCCAGCGGCTTCGCGATGATGTCCGAACTGCTCGCCCGGCCGGACCGTCCGACCGCCGCGATCTCGATCACGGATCGGATCGGCATCGGCGCCGTCCGCGCCGTACGGGAGCATGGTCTGACGGTCGGGCCCGACATGTCGGTCATAACCTTTGGCGACAATCCGGTGGTGGCCTTCATGCACCCGCCGATGACGGCGATCTCCATTCCCGTCCAGGCGATGACCGCCCATGCGGTCGACTATCTGCTCGCGCGCCGCGATCGTGCGGACGCGCCGCTGACCCGCATCTGGAAGACCGAACTGATCGTCCGCGAAAGCACCGCGGCTCCGCGTGGCCGCAGCCTGGCGAGCGACCTGCCGCTCGCCGTCTGA